CAAGTAGTGCCGTTATCCGTTGTCCTACGAATCCCCGTATAGTTGGAAGCATAGAAGGTAGATCCATCATTTGCATCGCCAATGATCTGTTCTGTAGAATTCAGCCAGCCTTCATTCTTCGTCCACGAGTTTCCACCGTCTAGTGTGCTGTACACAACATTCGCATCGGCTGCTACAATATGGGAAGGGGCTTTGGGGCTCCTGCCGATCGCTACGATCGAGCGAGCATTATTCACCAGATCGTTCTTCCACGTAACGCCACCATCTGTTGAGTGTTTGAGGTTGTAGAGCCCACCACAGACGATCTCGAGCGGATTGGCTTGATGAATAGAGATGGCATCGATCGGTTCATTCTGCATCGGGGAAGCCCCTTGCCATGTGAGGCCGCCGTCATTGGAGCGGTAGATGTCCGAGTTTGTGCCACCGAGCATCTTTGACGGATCGGAACGCGCAACGTCGAACGAGTAGACGCGACCTCCCGATGGTTGTTCGTATTTAACCGGTGTGAGATATGTCCACGAGACACCAGCATTGGTTGTGAACGCAACATCATTCACACCCTGCATATACCAACGGGTATCGGAGTAGCGGATGAGATTTCGGACCTCAAGTCTGTTGATGTTGTTATCGAGACGTGTCCATCCCTGCCCCATACCGGCTGTGCGGAAGATGCCGGATTGGTAGCAGCCAACATAGAGCTGGCCGTCGACTAACGTGGCTGACAATCTCGCGGTATGCGTGGTGTCGATTGTTTTCCACGACATGCCTTGATCTGTGCTTTGGTGAAGATCTGTGCCCCAGGCGAATAGCACCGATGAATTGCTTGGTGCTTGAAGTATCCCGGATACAGTCATCACATTCTTGAGTGTTCTATCTGACCAGGTACGCCCCCTATCCGTAGAGATGGCGATCCTCCCTTGGAAGTATGCGTAGAGGCGGTCCGCTGTTGTTGCGTCTGCCGCAAGAAGCGCTATGCTATATCCCATCACACCTGTATATGAAAATCTCTGCCATGTTCGACCCGTATCTGCACTCTCGTATAGCGTGTCTCGGTCTTCGAGATACATGCGAGATGGAGTGGCCGGAGACATCAGGAGTCCACTAGCGCCATATTGATTGGCTGCATACACTGTGTCCCACTTCTGCCCTGCGTTGGAGGAACGCAACAGTGTTTTAGCTACACCCATTGCGAACCACAGATTCGTACGGGTTGGGTGAACGAGGAGCTTTGAAAAATTGGAGCTCGGCAACGTTGAGACGGTAGACCAGCTTTCACCAAAATTCGACGTTTCAACGATGTATCTGTCAAACAGCATACGAACCGTCTGCTTCGTCCCCGAAACGATCGACAGCCAACTTACCGTTGAACCATACACGTCGGGCAACTCACGGAACTGTTGCCAGGTTGTTCCACCATTCGTTGTATAGTAGGGATAGGCCGTCCCTTGTACCCTCGTCACAATGATCTGGGGATCCACTATGCTTACGGCAAGATCCTGAAACGAAGCTCCGGAGATCGTTGAATACCGCATCCACTTCTGAGCTGAAATGCTTGTTCCTGAGAGCACAAGCCCAAGAACAAGGATGATCGAGGTAACGAGCGTTTTCATGATGGTACTCCGGTTGTTTCCCTGCCATCAACCTATCTACCCCTCCTCTTCCCTCCTATGACTTATGTCACTATTCGCTATTCGCTATTCGCTATTCGCTATTCGCTATTCACTATTCGCTATTCACCCCCATGACTTCGTCATGGGCTAGCGTACTTTCGCCCCTACGGGGCTATAAATTGTTCGCTGTTCGCGATTCGCTCCATTTCGGATACCACCCGTTCCAATTCCTCCGACAGTTCATTCTTCTCAAGTTCTGTGAAGATATTGGCAAGAGTTCTGTAGTACCACAGAGTGCCTTCCTTCCCACCGGCAAAGCGTTTCCAGACATCGTCACCCATTGTGCGGAGGTCTCTCAGAATAGCTCGGCAGTTATGAAGCTTGTCGCTGGCCGACACCAGTCGCACCGACGCGGAAGCCGACGGCAGGTGGGCTACGTAATCTTCCTTTCGCTTCCGCCATGCCGGCTTTGGGACCTCCACGGTGTCCGTGCATCCCTGCACGATATCGGCTACGGCATCGCCGAATCGGAATCGGATATCATCGATCCGTCCGTCGCCGCCGGCGTCTTCAGCCGCATCGTGAAGCAGGGCACCGATCGCCTCATCCTCATCAGCCCCATATTCAAGGGCTATACTGGTTACGCCCAAGAGGTGGGCAACGTACGGGACGCGTGTCCCCTTTCGCATTTGTCCGGCATGGATCACCGAAGCGTAGCGAAGAGCGTGTTCAAAGCGGGAGGAGAGAAGCATGGGCAGTTGCTCAGTTACGTAGTTACTCAGTTACGAGGTTACGGGGTTACGGGGTTACGGTGTAACTTTTTAGAGCGTGGCTCTATCCCACGCTACTGTCTGACCAGATCGAAATGTTCCTTCACTTGTCACCGCACACAAACTACATGTGCTGCGGCCCAACCACTATGATCAAACTCATCGTCATGTTCGGAGTTGCGGCACTACTATCCGCCAGTGTGTCGGCTCAGATCAATGTACCTGTGGCCGTTTCCCAGCGAGGCCTGACGTCCCAGCGGATCGGCGTAACAGACATCAGCATCGACTATGGCAGGCCGGCAGTGAACAAGAGAGTAATATGGGGCGATCTGGTTCCCTACAACACACTCTGGCGCGCGGGCGCCAATGAGAACACGGTGTTCACGGCATCCACGCCTGTGAAGATCGAGGGCAAGGATCTACCTGCCGGACGCTACGGACTGCACATGATCCCAAGCAAGACAGAGTGCATTATCATCTTCAGCAAGGATTCTCATGCATGGGGCAGCTATTTCTACAACAAGGAGAACGATGCGCTCCGAGTAACAGTAAAGCCGACCTCAGGGCCTCGTAGCGAACTGCTAACATTCGATGTTCCGTCGATGACGGAATCATCAGCCACCTTCCAACTGCGATGGGATTCTGTGGCAATCCCGTTTGTTGTCTCCGTTGATCTTGGTACTACGGTAGCGAACGATCTCAAGGCACAATTGACCGGCATACCGGGCTTCACCGCGCAGAACTATGCAACGGCTGCAGCATGGCTTGTGGAGCATGACACCCAGATGCCCCTTGCTGAAGAGTGGCTCCAGAGAACTCTGAAAAACACGTCCAACCTTTACAGCGTTAATGCTGGCTGCTAGGCTTGATGAGAAGAAAGGCGATAGAACTACGGCCTCTGAACGTCGGAAGAAGGCAATGGAGATCGGGACGAATACCGAACTCAATTCCTATGGGTACGAGCTCCTACAAAGCGGACAGCACCAGGATGCCGTGATGGTCTTTGAAGTGAATGCTAAGCGCTTCCCATCGGACCCGAATGTATGGGACAGTCTGGGCGAAGCCTATGCCATGAATAAAGAGTCAAAGAAGGCTATCGAGTGCTTCAACAAATCACTCTCGATGAACCCATCAGCCGACGTACGGAAGAACTCGGAGATGTGGCTGGAGAAGCTGCGTTAGATTGCTAGAGTGGTAGATTGCTAGAGTGGTAGATTGCTAGAGTGGTAGATTGCTAGA
This region of Ignavibacteria bacterium genomic DNA includes:
- a CDS encoding HD domain-containing protein, whose protein sequence is MLLSSRFEHALRYASVIHAGQMRKGTRVPYVAHLLGVTSIALEYGADEDEAIGALLHDAAEDAGGDGRIDDIRFRFGDAVADIVQGCTDTVEVPKPAWRKRKEDYVAHLPSASASVRLVSASDKLHNCRAILRDLRTMGDDVWKRFAGGKEGTLWYYRTLANIFTELEKNELSEELERVVSEMERIANSEQFIAP
- a CDS encoding DUF2911 domain-containing protein is translated as MIKLIVMFGVAALLSASVSAQINVPVAVSQRGLTSQRIGVTDISIDYGRPAVNKRVIWGDLVPYNTLWRAGANENTVFTASTPVKIEGKDLPAGRYGLHMIPSKTECIIIFSKDSHAWGSYFYNKENDALRVTVKPTSGPRSELLTFDVPSMTESSATFQLRWDSVAIPFVVSVDLGTTVANDLKAQLTGIPGFTAQNYATAAAWLVEHDTQMPLAEEWLQRTLKNTSNLYSVNAGC
- a CDS encoding tetratricopeptide repeat protein, encoding MLAARLDEKKGDRTTASERRKKAMEIGTNTELNSYGYELLQSGQHQDAVMVFEVNAKRFPSDPNVWDSLGEAYAMNKESKKAIECFNKSLSMNPSADVRKNSEMWLEKLR